One Methylosarcina fibrata AML-C10 DNA segment encodes these proteins:
- a CDS encoding M15 family metallopeptidase translates to MRRFTLTFALLFLLFGGRVEAAALPADFVYLSDVAPSIVLDIRYARTDNFVGRPIDGYVRPTAVTTLATAEALKKVQADLQRFGLGLKVFDAYRPQKAVDHFVRWAKDERDVRMQSKYYPRVAKRDLFREEYIAAQSGHSRGSTVDVTLVYREAGGFSIELDMGSSFDFFDPRSWPDYPDLTGWQRANRMLLQTVMEKHGFKPYPKEWWHFTLNHEPHPETY, encoded by the coding sequence ATGCGCCGGTTCACTCTTACCTTTGCGCTGCTTTTCTTACTTTTCGGCGGACGAGTCGAAGCCGCCGCCTTGCCTGCCGATTTTGTCTATTTGTCCGACGTTGCGCCGTCGATCGTGCTCGACATACGTTACGCCCGGACCGATAATTTCGTCGGCCGGCCGATCGACGGCTACGTCAGGCCGACGGCCGTCACGACGCTGGCCACGGCCGAGGCGCTCAAAAAAGTGCAGGCGGATCTTCAGCGTTTCGGGCTCGGACTGAAAGTGTTCGATGCCTATCGTCCCCAGAAGGCGGTCGACCATTTCGTCCGCTGGGCAAAAGACGAGCGCGACGTCCGGATGCAATCGAAATATTATCCGCGCGTAGCGAAGCGGGATTTGTTCCGGGAAGAATACATTGCCGCGCAATCCGGCCATTCGAGGGGCAGCACCGTGGACGTCACGCTGGTTTACCGCGAGGCCGGCGGTTTCTCCATCGAGCTGGACATGGGCAGTTCCTTCGATTTTTTCGATCCTCGCTCCTGGCCCGATTACCCGGATTTGACGGGCTGGCAGCGCGCCAACCGGATGCTGTTGCAAACGGTGATGGAAAAACACGGCTTCAAGCCTTATCCGAAGGAATGGTGGCATTTTACCTTGAACCACGAGCCCCATCCCGAAACCTACTAG
- a CDS encoding IS630 family transposase (programmed frameshift), translating to MPALKYKVNLTEDEKRGLEAMINKGKAAARHLTRARILLKAAAGIQDKDIIQALGVSESMVLTTRQRCVEEGPEAALKERPRPGRAPKLTEKQAAHIIALACSEAPTGHDHWTLRLLADKVVELAYADRCSYETIRQLLKKHSLKPWQKQEWCIPEVSAEFVAAMEDVLDLYEEPYDPLRPVVCFDESPKQLIAEVRQPLPPEPGQPARYDTGYERKGVCDLMMICEPKRGFRQVDITARRTKIEFAHSMKHIAELYPDAAVIRVVLDNLNTHKMASLYEAFPAEQARELARRLEFHYTPKHGSWLNIAEIELAVLSNMCLSQRIPDTESLRREVEANILPRNTKATPVNWRFTTQQARRKLARLYPCVSS from the exons ATGCCAGCTCTTAAATACAAAGTCAATCTGACTGAAGACGAAAAGCGTGGCTTGGAAGCCATGATCAACAAAGGAAAAGCCGCGGCACGCCATCTGACACGCGCGCGAATTTTATTAAAAGCGGCAGCGGGTATTCAGGATAAAGACATTATCCAAGCTTTGGGTGTCTCGGAATCAATGGTGTTGACGACGCGCCAACGGTGTGTGGAAGAAGGCCCGGAAGCCGCCCTGAAAGAACGCCCCCGTCCAGGACGTGCCCCAAAACTGACGGAGAAGCAGGCCGCCCATATTATCGCCTTGGCTTGTAGTGAGGCGCCGACAGGGCATGATCACTGGACCTTGCGGTTGTTGGCGGACAAAGTGGTGGAATTAGCGTATGCCGACCGTTGCAGCTATGAAACCATCCGTCAGCTTTTAAAAAAACACTC TCTCAAACCCTGGCAGAAGCAAGAGTGGTGCATTCCCGAGGTGAGTGCTGAATTTGTCGCGGCGATGGAAGACGTGCTGGACCTTTATGAAGAACCCTACGATCCGTTGCGCCCGGTTGTGTGTTTCGACGAAAGTCCGAAGCAACTCATTGCGGAAGTCCGCCAACCTCTCCCGCCTGAGCCCGGTCAACCGGCCCGCTATGACACCGGCTATGAACGGAAAGGCGTCTGCGATTTGATGATGATCTGCGAACCTAAACGCGGTTTTCGGCAGGTGGACATCACCGCGCGGCGGACCAAAATCGAATTCGCGCACAGCATGAAGCATATCGCTGAACTTTATCCGGACGCGGCGGTGATCCGGGTGGTGCTGGACAATCTGAATACCCATAAAATGGCGTCTTTGTATGAAGCCTTTCCAGCAGAGCAAGCCCGTGAATTGGCGCGACGGCTGGAGTTCCACTACACGCCCAAGCATGGCAGTTGGCTAAACATCGCTGAGATCGAACTGGCCGTCTTGTCGAACATGTGTTTATCACAGCGGATACCGGACACAGAGAGCCTCCGGCGTGAGGTCGAAGCCAATATCCTACCGCGCAACACCAAGGCGACGCCCGTCAATTGGCGATTTACGACGCAACAGGCACGACGTAAACTGGCTCGCCTGTATCCTTGTGTTTCTTCGTGA